A stretch of the Mycobacterium shigaense genome encodes the following:
- the dop gene encoding pup deamidase/depupylase, with amino-acid sequence MQRIIGTEVEYGISSPSDPTANPILTSTQAVLAYAAAAGIQRAKRTRWDYEVESPLRDARGFDLSRSAGPPPIVDADEVGAANMILTNGARLYVDHAHPEYSAPECTDPLDAVIWDKAGERVMEAAARHVASVPGAAKLQLYKNNVDGKGASYGSHENYLMSRQTPFSAIIAGLTPFLVSRQVVTGSGRVGIGPSGDEPGFQLSQRSDYIEVEVGLETTLKRGIINTRDEPHADADRYRRLHVIIGDANLAETSTYLKLGTTALVLDLIEEGPLHGIDLSDLALARPVHAVHAISRDPSLRTAVALVDGRELTGLALQRIYLDRVAKLVDSRDPDPRAADVVETWAHVLDLLERDPMDCAELLDWPAKLRLLEGFRQRENLSWSAPRLHLVDLQYSDVRLDKGLYNRLVARGSMKRLVSEHQVIEAVNNPPTDTRAYFRGECLRRFGADIAAASWDSVIFDLGGDSLVRIPTLEPLRGSKAHVGALLDSVDSAVELVAQLTS; translated from the coding sequence ATGCAACGAATTATCGGGACGGAGGTCGAGTACGGCATTTCGTCGCCGTCCGACCCGACCGCCAACCCGATCCTCACCTCGACTCAGGCGGTGTTGGCCTACGCCGCCGCCGCCGGCATCCAGCGCGCCAAGCGCACCCGTTGGGACTACGAGGTCGAGTCACCGCTGCGTGACGCCCGCGGTTTCGACCTGAGCCGCTCGGCGGGGCCGCCGCCGATCGTCGACGCCGACGAGGTCGGCGCGGCCAACATGATCTTGACCAACGGCGCGCGGCTCTATGTCGATCACGCCCACCCCGAATACTCCGCGCCCGAGTGCACCGACCCGCTGGACGCGGTGATCTGGGACAAGGCGGGCGAGCGGGTGATGGAGGCCGCGGCCCGGCATGTCGCCAGCGTCCCCGGCGCCGCCAAGCTGCAGCTGTACAAGAACAACGTCGACGGCAAGGGCGCCTCCTACGGGTCGCACGAGAACTACCTGATGAGCCGCCAGACGCCGTTTTCGGCCATCATCGCCGGGTTGACCCCATTCCTGGTGTCGCGGCAGGTGGTGACCGGCTCCGGCCGGGTCGGCATCGGCCCCTCGGGCGACGAACCGGGCTTCCAGCTGTCTCAGCGTTCCGACTACATCGAGGTCGAGGTCGGGCTGGAAACCACGCTCAAGCGCGGCATCATCAACACCCGCGACGAGCCGCACGCCGATGCCGATCGCTACCGCCGGCTGCACGTCATCATCGGTGACGCCAACCTCGCCGAGACCTCGACGTATCTGAAGCTCGGTACCACGGCGCTGGTGCTCGACCTGATCGAGGAGGGCCCGCTGCACGGCATCGACCTCAGCGATCTGGCGCTGGCTCGGCCGGTGCATGCCGTCCACGCGATCAGCCGCGACCCGTCGCTGCGCACCGCCGTGGCCCTGGTCGACGGGCGCGAATTGACCGGCCTTGCGCTGCAACGGATCTACCTCGATCGGGTGGCGAAGCTGGTGGACAGCCGCGATCCAGACCCGCGGGCGGCCGACGTCGTCGAAACCTGGGCGCACGTGCTCGACCTGCTCGAACGCGACCCCATGGACTGCGCCGAGCTGCTGGACTGGCCGGCCAAGCTGCGCCTGCTCGAGGGCTTCCGGCAGCGCGAGAACCTCAGCTGGTCGGCGCCGCGGCTGCACCTCGTCGACCTGCAGTATTCCGATGTCCGATTGGACAAGGGCCTGTACAACCGGCTGGTCGCGCGGGGCTCGATGAAACGGCTGGTCAGCGAGCATCAGGTGATCGAGGCCGTGAATAACCCCCCGACCGACACCCGCGCCTACTTCCGGGGCGAATGCCTGCGCCGGTTCGGGGCCGATATCGCCGCGGCCAGCTGGGACTCGGTGATTTTCGATCTCGGTGGTGATTCGCTGGTCCGCATCCCCACCTTGGAGCCGCTGCGGGGCAGCAAAGCGCACGTCGGTGCGCTCCTGGATTCGGTGGACAGCGCCGTCGAGCTGGTAGCACAGCTTACGAGCTAA
- the arc gene encoding proteasome ATPase produces the protein MGDSERSEAFGINPETGLSSGDAAELEELRREAAALREQLEQAAGAQGGTRSARDVHQLEARIDSLAARNSKLMETLKEARQQLLALREEVDRLGQPPSGYGVLLGAHDDETVDVFTSGRKMRLTCSPNIEVSALRKGQTVRLNEALTVVEAGTFESVGEISTLREVLNDGHRALVVGHADEERIVWLAEPLVAEDLPEGHPDALNDDSRPRKLRPGDSLLVDTKAGYAFERIPKAEVEDLVLEEVPDVSYQDIGGLTRQIEQIRDAVELPFLHKELYREYALRPPKGVLLYGPPGCGKTLIAKAVANSLAKKMAEVRGDDAREAKSYFLNIKGPELLNKFVGETERHIRLIFQRAREKASEGTPVIVFFDEMDSIFRTRGTGVSSDVETTVVPQLLSEIDGVEGLENVIVIGASNREDMIDPAILRPGRLDVKIKIERPDAEAAQDIFSKYLVETLPVHADDLAEFAGDRGACIQAMIEKVVERMYAEIDDNRFLEVTYANGDKEVMYFKDFNSGAMIQNVVDRAKKNAIKSVLETGQPGLRIQHLLDSIVDEFAENEDLPNTTNPDDWARISGKKGERIVYIRTLVTGKSSSASRAIDTESNLGQYL, from the coding sequence ATGGGTGACTCAGAGCGTTCTGAAGCATTCGGCATCAATCCTGAAACAGGCTTGTCCAGCGGCGATGCCGCCGAACTGGAAGAGCTGCGCCGAGAGGCCGCCGCGTTGCGCGAGCAACTCGAGCAGGCGGCCGGGGCGCAGGGTGGCACGCGCTCCGCGCGCGATGTCCATCAACTTGAGGCCCGTATCGACTCGCTGGCGGCCCGCAATTCCAAATTAATGGAAACTCTTAAAGAAGCCCGCCAACAACTGTTGGCGCTTCGAGAAGAAGTGGACCGGCTGGGGCAGCCGCCGAGCGGTTATGGAGTGCTGCTCGGTGCTCACGACGACGAGACGGTCGACGTGTTCACGTCGGGCCGCAAGATGCGACTCACGTGCTCGCCGAATATCGAAGTGTCGGCTTTGCGCAAAGGTCAGACCGTCCGCCTCAACGAGGCGCTCACCGTCGTCGAGGCCGGCACGTTCGAATCCGTCGGCGAGATCTCGACTTTGCGGGAGGTCCTCAACGACGGTCACCGGGCGCTCGTCGTCGGCCACGCCGACGAAGAACGCATCGTTTGGCTGGCCGAGCCGCTGGTGGCGGAGGACCTGCCGGAGGGCCACCCCGACGCGCTCAACGACGACAGCCGCCCGCGCAAGCTGCGCCCGGGCGACTCGTTGCTGGTCGACACCAAGGCGGGCTACGCCTTCGAACGCATCCCCAAGGCCGAGGTCGAGGACCTGGTGCTCGAAGAGGTGCCCGACGTCAGCTACCAGGACATCGGTGGCTTGACCCGCCAGATCGAGCAGATCCGCGACGCCGTCGAGCTGCCGTTCCTGCACAAGGAGCTCTACCGCGAATACGCGCTGCGCCCGCCCAAGGGCGTGCTGCTCTACGGCCCGCCCGGCTGCGGTAAGACGCTGATCGCCAAGGCGGTTGCCAATTCGCTGGCCAAGAAGATGGCCGAGGTGCGCGGTGACGATGCTCGCGAGGCCAAGTCCTACTTCCTGAACATCAAGGGCCCCGAGCTGCTGAACAAGTTCGTCGGCGAGACCGAGCGCCACATCCGGCTGATCTTCCAGCGGGCGCGGGAGAAGGCCTCCGAGGGCACGCCGGTGATCGTGTTCTTCGACGAGATGGACTCCATCTTCCGCACCCGTGGCACCGGCGTCTCCTCCGACGTCGAGACCACGGTGGTCCCGCAGCTACTCAGCGAGATCGACGGCGTGGAGGGGCTCGAGAACGTCATCGTGATCGGCGCCTCGAACCGCGAGGACATGATCGACCCCGCGATCCTGCGGCCCGGGCGTCTCGACGTCAAGATCAAGATCGAGCGGCCGGATGCCGAAGCGGCACAAGACATCTTCTCGAAGTACCTCGTCGAGACGTTGCCGGTGCACGCCGACGACCTCGCGGAGTTCGCGGGCGACCGCGGCGCCTGCATCCAAGCGATGATCGAAAAGGTCGTCGAGCGGATGTACGCCGAGATCGACGACAACCGGTTCCTGGAGGTCACCTACGCCAACGGTGACAAGGAAGTCATGTACTTCAAGGACTTCAACTCCGGGGCCATGATCCAGAACGTGGTCGACCGGGCGAAGAAGAACGCGATCAAGTCGGTGCTGGAGACCGGCCAACCGGGTCTGCGTATTCAGCATCTGCTCGACTCGATCGTCGACGAGTTCGCCGAGAACGAGGACCTGCCCAACACCACCAACCCCGACGACTGGGCGCGGATCTCGGGCAAGAAGGGCGAGCGGATCGTCTACATCCGCACGCTGGTCACCGGCAAGAGCTCGAGCGCGTCGCGGGCCATCGACACCGAATCGAACCTGGGCCAGTACCTCTAG